A region of Chitinophaga horti DNA encodes the following proteins:
- a CDS encoding KGG domain-containing protein: MINFEDQLSVHQNASTPDSKQTNGNEEKEEKPKSRRGFAAMDKAKQKSIASKGGQAAHRMGVAHRFTPEEAREAGRKGGSIVSMNREHMAGIGKKGGEATRRPRQPKSNTDKS; this comes from the coding sequence ATGATCAATTTTGAAGATCAATTGTCTGTTCACCAGAATGCATCCACGCCAGACAGCAAACAGACAAACGGAAACGAAGAGAAAGAAGAAAAACCCAAATCACGGAGAGGTTTTGCCGCTATGGACAAAGCGAAACAAAAAAGTATCGCGAGTAAAGGCGGCCAGGCTGCGCATCGCATGGGCGTTGCACACCGTTTCACCCCTGAAGAAGCCCGCGAAGCCGGCCGTAAAGGCGGCAGTATTGTGAGCATGAACAGGGAGCACATGGCAGGTATTGGTAAAAAAGGCGGCGAGGCTACCAGAAGGCCCCGTCAACCCAAAAGCAATACCGACAAGTCCTGA
- a CDS encoding carbamoyltransferase family protein, with protein MYTLGINAAFHDSAACILKDGQLLAAAEDERFTHIKHGKRPIPFSTYELPFHAIDYCLKVAGIHLKDVDHIAYSFDPFILLGDKAKNEELIELPLRPSYVPKNEKWLSPWDPLFLSSIVNAPGQLVDGYPHHLQQRFKGASIHPSQWHYVEHHLSHAASAYLPSPYEQAAVLTIDGRGEKATTTFNMGEGNDIRRLSQVDLPHSLGLLYEQVTSHLGFLHSSDEYKVMALASYGKPVYVKEFRSMVHLMDSGLYRIDHERLEELIGPARQRGEEFGDRHFNIAHSLQAVLQESVLELATWLKRETGAEQLCFAGGVALNCVLNACIRDAGLFKNVWVQPAAGDSGTALGAALWVNAQQQGTQAKRFFMDHAYWGPDYQDEEIEAFLKWTKTPYRKLENVAEETANLLAEDKIIGWYQGRMEYGPRALGSRSILASPIHADMQARLNEVKDREDFRPVAPAVLEEDAGDWFEGASYSPFMLFVYKVKEDKKDKIPAVCHVDGTARIQTVNRSQHERYYDLLRAFKEKTGVPVLINTSFNTLGKPIVCTPRDAVECFWSSPFDALVIGSFLIEKKK; from the coding sequence ATGTATACACTTGGGATCAACGCGGCATTCCACGACTCCGCCGCGTGCATATTAAAAGACGGACAACTATTGGCAGCAGCGGAAGACGAACGTTTCACACACATCAAACACGGCAAGCGCCCCATTCCATTTTCTACGTATGAACTACCTTTTCACGCTATCGATTATTGCCTCAAAGTAGCAGGAATTCATCTTAAAGATGTTGATCATATCGCTTATTCTTTTGATCCGTTTATCCTGCTTGGCGACAAAGCCAAAAATGAGGAACTGATTGAATTACCGCTTCGTCCGTCATATGTGCCGAAGAACGAAAAGTGGTTGTCGCCCTGGGACCCGTTATTCCTCTCTTCCATTGTTAACGCCCCCGGACAACTGGTAGACGGCTATCCGCATCATTTGCAGCAACGATTTAAAGGTGCGTCGATTCATCCCTCGCAATGGCATTATGTCGAACACCATCTGTCGCATGCCGCCAGCGCTTACCTGCCCTCACCATATGAACAGGCAGCAGTCCTTACAATCGACGGCCGCGGAGAAAAAGCGACTACCACGTTCAATATGGGAGAGGGGAACGATATCCGCCGCCTGTCGCAGGTAGATCTGCCGCATTCACTCGGACTGCTATATGAGCAGGTAACCAGTCACCTCGGCTTCCTGCATTCTTCCGACGAATATAAGGTAATGGCACTTGCCTCTTACGGCAAACCTGTGTACGTAAAGGAGTTCCGGTCTATGGTACACCTGATGGACAGTGGCCTGTACCGCATCGATCACGAGCGGTTGGAAGAGCTGATTGGCCCGGCACGACAGCGGGGCGAAGAATTTGGTGACCGCCATTTCAATATTGCACATTCGTTGCAGGCGGTGTTGCAGGAAAGTGTGCTGGAACTCGCCACCTGGTTAAAGCGGGAAACGGGAGCGGAGCAATTGTGTTTCGCCGGCGGTGTAGCGCTAAACTGTGTACTCAATGCCTGCATCCGCGATGCCGGCCTGTTTAAGAACGTGTGGGTGCAGCCTGCAGCGGGCGATTCGGGCACCGCACTCGGCGCGGCATTGTGGGTAAATGCGCAGCAACAGGGTACGCAAGCCAAACGGTTTTTCATGGACCATGCGTACTGGGGGCCCGATTACCAGGATGAGGAAATTGAAGCGTTCCTGAAGTGGACCAAAACACCCTATCGCAAGCTGGAAAATGTAGCAGAAGAAACGGCAAACCTGCTTGCGGAAGATAAAATTATTGGCTGGTACCAGGGGCGCATGGAATATGGTCCAAGAGCACTTGGCAGCCGGTCTATACTCGCATCACCTATTCATGCGGATATGCAGGCGCGCCTTAATGAGGTGAAAGATCGTGAAGACTTTCGGCCCGTAGCACCAGCCGTGTTGGAAGAAGATGCGGGCGACTGGTTTGAAGGCGCATCCTACTCACCTTTTATGCTGTTTGTGTATAAGGTGAAAGAAGATAAAAAAGATAAGATCCCCGCCGTATGCCATGTGGACGGTACCGCGCGCATTCAAACGGTGAACAGGTCGCAGCATGAACGCTACTACGATCTCCTGAGGGCTTTTAAAGAAAAAACAGGTGTACCGGTGTTGATCAACACCTCTTTCAATACGTTGGGTAAGCCAATCGTATGTACGCCGAGGGATGCCGTAGAGTGCTTCTGGTCGAGCCCCTTCGATGCATTGGTGATCGGATCTTTCTTAATTGAAAAGAAAAAATAA
- a CDS encoding glycosyltransferase family 2 protein: MNITVVVPTYKRPTLLMECLKALANQHFDKEGFEIMVVSDGSDMLTRNVVASWEQTSLLNVYYLALPEKRGPAAARNLGWKSGSGSLVAFTDDDCIPDVNWLPNLWQSYVGGEVAITGRVMVPLSGTPTDHESNTAHLETADFITANCAISRSALQRIGGFDEAYTMAWREDSDMEFKLLQAGTPICKQPAAIVVHPVRKAAWGSSLRDQRKTMFNALLYKKFPGLYRRKIGQRPPAFYYSMVFAALLSLAFYASGQVLPGHVMFGFWMVQWLLFSIQRLSNTSRRPQHVLEMLVTSALIPFLSIYWSWYGAYRYKVLYI; encoded by the coding sequence ATGAATATTACCGTGGTAGTACCTACCTACAAACGCCCCACTTTGTTGATGGAATGCCTGAAAGCACTTGCTAATCAGCATTTTGATAAAGAGGGTTTTGAAATTATGGTAGTAAGCGATGGCTCGGATATGCTTACGCGAAACGTGGTGGCTTCGTGGGAACAAACCAGTTTGCTAAACGTTTATTACCTCGCGCTGCCCGAAAAGAGAGGTCCCGCGGCGGCCCGCAACCTCGGTTGGAAGTCTGGCAGTGGCAGCCTCGTCGCCTTTACGGACGACGATTGTATACCAGACGTTAACTGGTTGCCAAACCTCTGGCAGTCTTATGTTGGCGGGGAAGTAGCTATTACAGGCCGCGTAATGGTGCCTTTATCCGGCACGCCCACCGATCACGAATCTAATACGGCGCATCTCGAAACGGCGGACTTCATCACGGCGAATTGTGCGATTTCCCGGTCGGCGTTGCAGCGTATTGGCGGGTTTGATGAAGCGTATACGATGGCCTGGCGTGAAGACAGTGATATGGAATTTAAGTTGTTGCAGGCAGGTACGCCTATCTGCAAACAACCGGCGGCGATCGTCGTGCATCCTGTACGCAAAGCGGCCTGGGGAAGCAGTCTTCGGGACCAGCGCAAAACGATGTTCAACGCTTTGTTGTATAAAAAGTTTCCCGGTCTGTATCGCCGGAAGATAGGGCAGCGCCCCCCCGCCTTTTATTACAGTATGGTGTTCGCGGCATTGCTGTCGCTGGCATTTTATGCGTCCGGCCAGGTGTTGCCGGGCCATGTGATGTTCGGCTTTTGGATGGTACAGTGGCTCCTTTTCAGTATACAGCGGTTAAGTAACACGTCGCGCCGGCCGCAGCATGTGTTGGAAATGCTCGTTACTTCCGCACTTATCCCATTTCTTTCGATTTACTGGAGCTGGTATGGCGCATACCGGTATAAAGTGCTTTACATCTGA